The Gallus gallus isolate bGalGal1 chromosome 31, bGalGal1.mat.broiler.GRCg7b, whole genome shotgun sequence genome includes a region encoding these proteins:
- the LOC112531338 gene encoding platelet glycoprotein VI isoform X2 gives MAPMAVNLILGWWLVAASRAQQLPRPSLSLHPSQGVSLGDNVTLRCHLPRLAARVWLYQEGGWPYKKGKKKDQDMAEFFISTLREHVGRYRCQYQVSWSEEASEKSDPVELVLTDLRYPPSSISLHPEQHVGTGTSVTIRCWNKDYGSTFLLHKDGSSDPLKHQNSSGGGTATFTLFGVTPADSGTYRCSYRPWRYAFLSSPLGDSVMLEVTPTAAPPDPTGTEEQSRANVVMALVRGFVAALVFGLGVFFVIDARSLWIRRDDNCAAITSISLEVAEKAITPVPKYPFSVLRVHCFLF, from the exons atggcaccaatggcggtGAACCTCATTCTCG gttggtggctggtggcagcgagcagggcacagcaac tgccccgaccctccctgtcactgcaccccagccagggggtgtccctgggggacaatgtcaccctgcgctgccacctgccccggcTGGCTGCCCGGGTCTGGCTGTACCAGGAAGGAGGTTGGCCGTacaagaaggggaagaagaaggaTCAGGACATGGCCGAGTTCTTTATTAGCACACTGCGGGAACACGTAGGTCGTTATCGGTGTCAGTACCAGGTGTCTTGGTCAGAAGAGGCATCAGAGAAGAGTGACCctgtggagctggtgctgacag ATCTCAGATATCCCCCATCCAGCATTTCCCTTCACCCTGAGCAACATGTGGGAACAGGGACCAGTGTCACCATCCGCTGCTGGAACAAGGATTACGGGTCCACCTTTCTCCTGCACAAGGATGGGAGCTCAGACCCTCTCAAGCACCAGAACTCCAGTGGTGGGGGCACAGCCACTTTCACCctctttggggtgaccccagctgacagtggcacctacaggtgctcctatcGCCCCTGGCGCTACGCCTTCTtgtcctcaccccttggggacagcgtgatgctggaggtgacacccacagctgcaccccCAG ACCCCACAGGTACTGAGGAGCAGTCCCGTGCCAATGTGGTGATGGCACTGGTGAGGGGCTTTGTGGCTGCACTCGTCTTTGGCCTCGGAGTCTTCTTTGTCATCGATGCCCGCAGCCTCTGGATACGGAGAGATGACAACTGTG cagccataacCTCAATTTCCCTGGAGGTAGCAGAGAAGGCAATAACACCAGTGCCAAAGTATCCTTTCTCTGTATTGCGTGTTCATTGTTTCTTATTCTAA
- the LOC112531338 gene encoding leukocyte immunoglobulin-like receptor subfamily A member 2 isoform X5, with product MAPMAVNLILGWWLVAASRAQQLPRPSLSLHPSQGVSLGDNVTLRCHLPRLAARVWLYQEGGWPYKKGKKKDQDMAEFFISTLREHVGRYRCQYQVSWSEEASEKSDPVELVLTDLRYPPSSISLHPEQHVGTGTSVTIRCWNKDYGSTFLLHKDGSSDPLKHQNSSGGGTATFTLFGVTPADSGTYRCSYRPWRYAFLSSPLGDSVMLEVTPTAAPPGTEEQSRANVVMALVRGFVAALVFGLGVFFVIDARSLWIRRDDNCGAPPVTVSV from the exons atggcaccaatggcggtGAACCTCATTCTCG gttggtggctggtggcagcgagcagggcacagcaac tgccccgaccctccctgtcactgcaccccagccagggggtgtccctgggggacaatgtcaccctgcgctgccacctgccccggcTGGCTGCCCGGGTCTGGCTGTACCAGGAAGGAGGTTGGCCGTacaagaaggggaagaagaaggaTCAGGACATGGCCGAGTTCTTTATTAGCACACTGCGGGAACACGTAGGTCGTTATCGGTGTCAGTACCAGGTGTCTTGGTCAGAAGAGGCATCAGAGAAGAGTGACCctgtggagctggtgctgacag ATCTCAGATATCCCCCATCCAGCATTTCCCTTCACCCTGAGCAACATGTGGGAACAGGGACCAGTGTCACCATCCGCTGCTGGAACAAGGATTACGGGTCCACCTTTCTCCTGCACAAGGATGGGAGCTCAGACCCTCTCAAGCACCAGAACTCCAGTGGTGGGGGCACAGCCACTTTCACCctctttggggtgaccccagctgacagtggcacctacaggtgctcctatcGCCCCTGGCGCTACGCCTTCTtgtcctcaccccttggggacagcgtgatgctggaggtgacacccacagctgcaccccCAG GTACTGAGGAGCAGTCCCGTGCCAATGTGGTGATGGCACTGGTGAGGGGCTTTGTGGCTGCACTCGTCTTTGGCCTCGGAGTCTTCTTTGTCATCGATGCCCGCAGCCTCTGGATACGGAGAGATGACAACTGTG GTGCCCCCCCAGTGACAGTGAGCGTCTGA
- the LOC112531338 gene encoding platelet glycoprotein VI isoform X6 yields MAPMAVNLILGWWLVAASRAQQVPRPSLSLHPNQGVSLGDTFTLRCHLPRLAAWVWLYQEGGLSYYKGKEKEENAAEFFFVSTEREHAGRYWCQYRVSESAEVSMKSDPVELVLTDRNFPPPHISLHPEERVRTGTNVTIRCWNKDYGATFLLHKDGRSAPIQHLVPDDVGAVSFTLFGVTPADSGTYRCSYHPKNYSFLSSPLGDSVTLEVTPTPAPPGAELVSRGNLVVAVVRGCAAVLIFALGVFFVIDARSLWIGRDESLGGEGI; encoded by the exons atggcaccaatggcggtGAACCTCATTCTCG gttggtggctggtggcagcgagcagggcacagcaag tgccccgaccctccctgtcgctgcaccccaaccagggggtgtccctgggggacactttcaccctgcgctgccacctgccccggctggctgcctgggtctGGCTGTACCAGGAAGGAGGTTTGTCGTACTacaaggggaaggagaaggaggagaacgCGGCCGAGTTCTTCTTTGTTAGCACGGAGCGGGAACACGCAGGTCGTTACTGGTGTCAGTACCGGGTGTCTGAATCAGCCGAGGTGTCAATGAAGAGTGACCctgtggagctggtgctgacag ATCGCAATTTCCCCCCACCTCATATCTCCCTTCACCCCGAGGAACGTGTGAGGACAGGGACCAATGTCACCATCCGCTGCTGGAACAAGGACTATGGGGccaccttcctcctgcacaaggatggACGCTCAGCTCCTATCCAGCACCTGGTCCCAGATGATGTTGGCGCAGTCTCCTTCACACTCTTTGGGGTGACTccagctgacagtggcacctacaggtgctcctatcACCCCAAGAActactcctttctttcctcaccccttggggacagcgtgacactggaggtgacacccacaccTGCACCCCCAG gtgctgagtTGGTGTCCCGtgggaacctggtggtggcagtggtgaggggctgcgctgctgtcCTCATCTTTGCCCTCGGCGTCTTCTTTGTCATCGATGCCCGCAGCCTCTGGATAGGGAGAGATGAGAGTCTGGGTGGGGAAGGGATTTAA
- the LOC112531338 gene encoding leukocyte immunoglobulin-like receptor subfamily A member 2 isoform X3, with product MAPMAVNLILGWWLVAASRAQQLPRPSLSLHPSQGVSLGDNVTLRCHLPRLAARVWLYQEGGWPYKKGKKKDQDMAEFFISTLREHVGRYRCQYQVSWSEEASEKSDPVELVLTDLRYPPSSISLHPEQHVGTGTSVTIRCWNKDYGSTFLLHKDGSSDPLKHQNSSGGGTATFTLFGVTPADSGTYRCSYRPWRYAFLSSPLGDSVMLEVTPTAAPPGTEEQSRANVVMALVRGFVAALVFGLGVFFVIDARSLWIRRDDNCAAITSISLEVAEKAITPVPKYPFSVLRVHCFLF from the exons atggcaccaatggcggtGAACCTCATTCTCG gttggtggctggtggcagcgagcagggcacagcaac tgccccgaccctccctgtcactgcaccccagccagggggtgtccctgggggacaatgtcaccctgcgctgccacctgccccggcTGGCTGCCCGGGTCTGGCTGTACCAGGAAGGAGGTTGGCCGTacaagaaggggaagaagaaggaTCAGGACATGGCCGAGTTCTTTATTAGCACACTGCGGGAACACGTAGGTCGTTATCGGTGTCAGTACCAGGTGTCTTGGTCAGAAGAGGCATCAGAGAAGAGTGACCctgtggagctggtgctgacag ATCTCAGATATCCCCCATCCAGCATTTCCCTTCACCCTGAGCAACATGTGGGAACAGGGACCAGTGTCACCATCCGCTGCTGGAACAAGGATTACGGGTCCACCTTTCTCCTGCACAAGGATGGGAGCTCAGACCCTCTCAAGCACCAGAACTCCAGTGGTGGGGGCACAGCCACTTTCACCctctttggggtgaccccagctgacagtggcacctacaggtgctcctatcGCCCCTGGCGCTACGCCTTCTtgtcctcaccccttggggacagcgtgatgctggaggtgacacccacagctgcaccccCAG GTACTGAGGAGCAGTCCCGTGCCAATGTGGTGATGGCACTGGTGAGGGGCTTTGTGGCTGCACTCGTCTTTGGCCTCGGAGTCTTCTTTGTCATCGATGCCCGCAGCCTCTGGATACGGAGAGATGACAACTGTG cagccataacCTCAATTTCCCTGGAGGTAGCAGAGAAGGCAATAACACCAGTGCCAAAGTATCCTTTCTCTGTATTGCGTGTTCATTGTTTCTTATTCTAA
- the LOC112531338 gene encoding platelet glycoprotein VI isoform X4: MAPMAVNLILGWWLVAASRAQQLPRPSLSLHPSQGVSLGDNVTLRCHLPRLAARVWLYQEGGWPYKKGKKKDQDMAEFFISTLREHVGRYRCQYQVSWSEEASEKSDPVELVLTDLRYPPSSISLHPEQHVGTGTSVTIRCWNKDYGSTFLLHKDGSSDPLKHQNSSGGGTATFTLFGVTPADSGTYRCSYRPWRYAFLSSPLGDSVMLEVTPTAAPPDPTGTEEQSRANVVMALVRGFVAALVFGLGVFFVIDARSLWIRRDDNCGAPPVTVSV; this comes from the exons atggcaccaatggcggtGAACCTCATTCTCG gttggtggctggtggcagcgagcagggcacagcaac tgccccgaccctccctgtcactgcaccccagccagggggtgtccctgggggacaatgtcaccctgcgctgccacctgccccggcTGGCTGCCCGGGTCTGGCTGTACCAGGAAGGAGGTTGGCCGTacaagaaggggaagaagaaggaTCAGGACATGGCCGAGTTCTTTATTAGCACACTGCGGGAACACGTAGGTCGTTATCGGTGTCAGTACCAGGTGTCTTGGTCAGAAGAGGCATCAGAGAAGAGTGACCctgtggagctggtgctgacag ATCTCAGATATCCCCCATCCAGCATTTCCCTTCACCCTGAGCAACATGTGGGAACAGGGACCAGTGTCACCATCCGCTGCTGGAACAAGGATTACGGGTCCACCTTTCTCCTGCACAAGGATGGGAGCTCAGACCCTCTCAAGCACCAGAACTCCAGTGGTGGGGGCACAGCCACTTTCACCctctttggggtgaccccagctgacagtggcacctacaggtgctcctatcGCCCCTGGCGCTACGCCTTCTtgtcctcaccccttggggacagcgtgatgctggaggtgacacccacagctgcaccccCAG ACCCCACAGGTACTGAGGAGCAGTCCCGTGCCAATGTGGTGATGGCACTGGTGAGGGGCTTTGTGGCTGCACTCGTCTTTGGCCTCGGAGTCTTCTTTGTCATCGATGCCCGCAGCCTCTGGATACGGAGAGATGACAACTGTG GTGCCCCCCCAGTGACAGTGAGCGTCTGA
- the LOC112531338 gene encoding platelet glycoprotein VI isoform X1, protein MAPMAVNLILGWWLVAASRAQQLPRPSLSLHPSQGVSLGDNVTLRCHLPRLAARVWLYQEGGWPYKKGKKKDQDMAEFFISTLREHVGRYRCQYQVSWSEEASEKSDPVELVLTDLRYPPSSISLHPEQHVGTGTSVTIRCWNKDYGSTFLLHKDGSSDPLKHQNSSGGGTATFTLFGVTPADSGTYRCSYRPWRYAFLSSPLGDSVMLEVTPTAAPPGTPKLPDPTGTEEQSRANVVMALVRGFVAALVFGLGVFFVIDARSLWIRRDDNCAAITSISLEVAEKAITPVPKYPFSVLRVHCFLF, encoded by the exons atggcaccaatggcggtGAACCTCATTCTCG gttggtggctggtggcagcgagcagggcacagcaac tgccccgaccctccctgtcactgcaccccagccagggggtgtccctgggggacaatgtcaccctgcgctgccacctgccccggcTGGCTGCCCGGGTCTGGCTGTACCAGGAAGGAGGTTGGCCGTacaagaaggggaagaagaaggaTCAGGACATGGCCGAGTTCTTTATTAGCACACTGCGGGAACACGTAGGTCGTTATCGGTGTCAGTACCAGGTGTCTTGGTCAGAAGAGGCATCAGAGAAGAGTGACCctgtggagctggtgctgacag ATCTCAGATATCCCCCATCCAGCATTTCCCTTCACCCTGAGCAACATGTGGGAACAGGGACCAGTGTCACCATCCGCTGCTGGAACAAGGATTACGGGTCCACCTTTCTCCTGCACAAGGATGGGAGCTCAGACCCTCTCAAGCACCAGAACTCCAGTGGTGGGGGCACAGCCACTTTCACCctctttggggtgaccccagctgacagtggcacctacaggtgctcctatcGCCCCTGGCGCTACGCCTTCTtgtcctcaccccttggggacagcgtgatgctggaggtgacacccacagctgcaccccCAG GGACACCCAAACTCCCAGACCCCACAGGTACTGAGGAGCAGTCCCGTGCCAATGTGGTGATGGCACTGGTGAGGGGCTTTGTGGCTGCACTCGTCTTTGGCCTCGGAGTCTTCTTTGTCATCGATGCCCGCAGCCTCTGGATACGGAGAGATGACAACTGTG cagccataacCTCAATTTCCCTGGAGGTAGCAGAGAAGGCAATAACACCAGTGCCAAAGTATCCTTTCTCTGTATTGCGTGTTCATTGTTTCTTATTCTAA